The following are encoded together in the Fibrobacter sp. UWB10 genome:
- a CDS encoding formylglycine-generating enzyme family protein, with protein MSFTRLLPLLLLLPIMTLADSDKNFRVAPTMFKEGALMEPIANMAIVKNENLILSESPMVPLRTNIMFLRHKKGPKEYLWFSGPVNPTNFEKLHAFSLADNYLKPAEVMLLRFYGSQTSRAFQDEADIYFDKNYLYSPRVPKLYFRRNGQWQTIQETARPGIIAIKSPAKGWEATSLSVPMKEVAPLVYPVEAGMYAFSFSAPNHLPYVDAVSVPGGSLVELKPQMPVVDTASKVRATTSVTLHAVSVAKTLEETEHLFDILSREVQASVEKVDTNEFDKIYPKLHKPLYLGVAADDSVYIQYRKRYEGKRDEAKLYWRMNRMGSASVVNVALRHKIDSLEKIPHRVSLVPTAIDPVYDENACEDVIDSAATLAALKQDSIAKAAAQKKAVKDSSAKDSVVAPAEPPAPKTKRVCKMKAVRINYGRQGDRYDVSWVGNVEGYTADSLLALLKNSPSRAFFSIERNKPVWIYHEGDLKGRHHYRYQKFELFVKDKPVKSYGSFELPAYIYDDPEVQEWLNRPIDEPAHKVQEPRAKIKQEDNSGVLLDVSMKVPRVVRDRDRGTVALIDSGSFRYKGKIVSLSPYAIHTTEVTQQFFKDVMDKKDAKERIEDRSTFTGARHPVHNITWHDAQAFCKELGGDLPTEAQWEFAGRADNNEGALWNLDEDPNPAVYAIYKANSYSLGKKNPGYGPQPVSSKKSNAWGIFDMSGNVAEWTRDKYFMFSVWVESSNPTGAMIGSSKVYKGGSWKDKEDDLNLTERDDEDPRYWSDAIGFRCAFPRNLFEGK; from the coding sequence ATGTCCTTTACTCGTTTGCTTCCGCTTTTGTTGCTGTTGCCGATTATGACGTTGGCCGATAGCGACAAGAATTTCAGAGTTGCCCCGACAATGTTCAAGGAAGGTGCTTTGATGGAGCCAATTGCCAATATGGCAATTGTTAAGAACGAAAACCTGATTTTGTCGGAATCCCCGATGGTTCCCCTCCGCACGAACATTATGTTCTTGCGCCATAAAAAGGGCCCCAAGGAATATCTGTGGTTCTCTGGTCCGGTAAATCCCACTAATTTTGAAAAACTCCATGCCTTCAGCTTGGCTGATAATTATCTGAAGCCGGCCGAAGTTATGCTTCTGCGTTTCTATGGTTCTCAGACTTCTAGAGCGTTCCAGGACGAAGCGGACATTTATTTTGACAAGAATTACCTTTATTCTCCGCGCGTTCCGAAACTTTATTTTAGAAGAAACGGCCAATGGCAAACTATTCAGGAAACTGCTCGCCCGGGAATCATTGCTATCAAGTCTCCGGCCAAGGGCTGGGAAGCGACTTCGCTGTCAGTCCCGATGAAGGAAGTGGCTCCGCTTGTTTACCCGGTTGAAGCGGGCATGTACGCATTCTCGTTCTCGGCTCCGAATCACCTGCCGTATGTCGATGCAGTTTCTGTTCCGGGAGGCTCTTTGGTAGAGCTTAAACCGCAAATGCCGGTTGTAGACACTGCGTCCAAGGTCAGGGCTACCACTTCTGTTACTTTGCATGCCGTTTCCGTTGCCAAGACTCTCGAAGAAACCGAACACCTGTTCGATATTCTTTCTCGCGAAGTTCAGGCCTCGGTCGAAAAAGTCGACACGAATGAATTTGACAAGATTTATCCGAAACTCCATAAGCCTCTGTATCTCGGGGTGGCCGCAGACGATAGTGTCTATATCCAGTACCGAAAGCGCTACGAAGGCAAACGTGACGAAGCCAAACTCTATTGGCGCATGAATAGAATGGGCTCAGCGAGTGTCGTAAACGTTGCCCTTCGCCATAAAATTGATAGCCTGGAGAAAATCCCGCATCGTGTATCTTTGGTTCCGACTGCGATTGACCCTGTTTACGACGAAAACGCTTGCGAAGACGTGATTGATTCTGCCGCGACCCTGGCCGCGCTGAAACAGGATTCCATTGCCAAGGCTGCTGCCCAAAAGAAGGCGGTAAAGGATTCTAGCGCCAAGGATTCTGTGGTTGCTCCGGCGGAACCGCCTGCACCGAAGACAAAGCGCGTCTGCAAAATGAAGGCTGTCCGCATTAATTATGGCCGACAGGGAGACCGCTACGATGTTTCCTGGGTGGGTAATGTCGAAGGTTATACGGCCGATTCGCTCTTGGCCCTGCTCAAGAATTCTCCTTCTCGCGCCTTCTTCTCTATCGAAAGAAACAAGCCGGTGTGGATTTACCATGAAGGGGACTTGAAAGGTCGCCACCATTACCGCTATCAAAAGTTTGAATTGTTTGTGAAGGACAAGCCTGTCAAGAGTTATGGTTCCTTTGAACTTCCGGCGTACATTTACGATGACCCCGAAGTCCAGGAATGGCTGAACCGCCCGATTGATGAACCTGCCCATAAGGTGCAAGAACCGAGGGCAAAAATCAAACAGGAAGACAATAGTGGCGTTTTGCTCGATGTTTCCATGAAGGTTCCGCGCGTTGTGCGCGACAGGGACCGCGGTACGGTGGCCTTGATTGATTCTGGCTCGTTCCGCTACAAGGGCAAGATTGTCTCGCTTTCTCCGTATGCAATCCACACGACCGAAGTGACTCAGCAGTTCTTCAAAGATGTGATGGACAAGAAAGATGCGAAGGAACGTATAGAGGACCGCTCGACCTTTACGGGCGCTCGCCACCCGGTGCATAACATTACCTGGCACGACGCTCAGGCTTTCTGCAAGGAATTAGGTGGAGACCTGCCGACCGAAGCTCAGTGGGAATTTGCTGGCCGCGCCGACAATAACGAAGGCGCTCTCTGGAATCTCGACGAAGACCCGAATCCAGCTGTGTACGCTATTTACAAGGCCAACTCTTATAGCCTGGGCAAAAAGAATCCGGGATATGGCCCGCAGCCGGTAAGTAGCAAAAAGTCCAATGCTTGGGGCATTTTCGATATGTCGGGCAATGTCGCCGAATGGACTCGTGACAAGTATTTCATGTTCTCGGTCTGGGTGGAATCTTCTAACCCGACGGGGGCTATGATTGG
- the uvrA gene encoding excinuclease ABC subunit UvrA, whose translation MTKSIEIRDAHEHNLRHVNLSIPRDSIVVVTGVSGSGKSSLAFDTVFQEGQRRFVESLSAYARQFIGRMKHPEVESVRGISPTISIDQKTVNRNPRSTVGTVVEILDHYRLLFARLGVPHCPDCGRVIQAQTVDQIVDNLYVSDEGKQITVMAPIVQERKGEYRKELAELKENGFVRARVDGTIYRLEDVPALVRYEKHTIEAVIDRLTLERKNMSRLREALEGALKLTDGKLVSFLLAAGGSGKDGAGDAKEEYRLQGTLLACPKCGISIPELEPRFFSFNDPKGRCPACKGMGESYKFDLDLIIPDKTKSIKDGCIATIKKDDGNLIFSDFGRRNLRNIANEMHFSLDTPWNKLKKAQQDAVLYGTPSESERGIIPIMQELWDMWHIYHFRKYMQIGVCPECHGTRINRTANAVTFHGVNLTEMTEWSVEKSVDFFNKIDLSEKEKRIGKEILKEIRGRLSFLNAVGLGYLTINRKASTLSGGEAQRIRLASAVGAGLQGVLYVLDEPSIGLHPRDNDKLLGMLEHLRAQGNSLIIVEHDEDTMRHADCVIDVGPGAGVEGGRVIAAGTVEELEKNKASLTGAYLSGRKAIEIPATRKKIDKNTPKLKICGAAENNLKNIDVEIPLDGALTVVTGVSGSGKSTLINQILRRELARVFFNSEEPVGKFDHLEGLENIDKVIEIDQTPIGRTPRSNPATYTKIWDDVRDLFASMEESKIRGYSKSRFSFNVKGGRCDACEGAGVKIVDMHILPSVQVTCEVCGGKRFNDATREVYYKGKNVSEILDMSIADAAEFFKDISKIAEPLNLLVEVGLGYLTLGQPSTTLSGGEAQRIKIASELRRPGTGKTLYLLDEPTTGLHFEDIRKLMDCLNRLRGLGNSVVIIEHNLDVIKCADWIIDLGPDAGVHGGKIIATGTPEQIAKCKKSETGKYLAPVLAKKHGENHHFDRTLKGGEDLSLDIEVHGARKHNLKNIDVTIPRHKLTVVTGVSGSGKSSLAFHTLFSEGQRRFVETLSTYARRFLGRPDHGSIDSISGLAPAIAIDQKSASKSPRSTVATLTEIYDYFRIFWARVGTPHCLKCGKPVSSYSAGDLMQYAFDRDLNKKVTVLAPFEIKDVLKLSKILTEKGYRKVYLGDKLVELPLPKIPTREKQLFAVVDTVVVKEDNRARLVEAFERGYRDGNGILYVEDEKGGRLACSEKPGCPDCGWYMDSALNPKHFSFNTHWGACETCLGLGHFKDGEVCPDCHGERLKPEYLAVRIGDKNIMDVNHMSIAQALEWFSNENFKRDNFGKDKNPDGKMTVAEPLLREIVGRLNFLKGVGLGYIGLDRAGDTLSGGESQRIRLASQIGSGLEGVLYVLDEPTVGLHESDTAMLLNTLYRLRDLGNTLVVVEHDMKMMQAADHIIDMGPAAGEFGGEVVAEGSPEQLSKPYALQQFPRSETVKYLTHTIPMANEIAAKPITDSTEFYEFEKLNHNNLKNLSVKFPKGAISVVCGVSGSGKSSMVMDEIFPRLKKKFQARGRKKQNGEVLLVDQSPISGTPRSTPASFTGVFDDIRKLFAKLPQAKLKGFDYGRFSYNLARGRCEACEGRGAISVEMHFLSDVWEVCDVCGGKRYNQETLTVTFKGKNIADVLDMRVAEACEFFKDQPKILPKLECLRDVGLPYVKLGQSVTTLSGGESQRLKLAAELARKPAQEMVYLLDEPTTGLHLKDIQILWNMLRKLSARGDTVIVIEHHPDIIRLADWKVELGPVGGENGGYLLNMGTNEV comes from the coding sequence GAACCTTTCTATTCCCCGCGATTCTATTGTGGTGGTGACCGGTGTGTCGGGTTCGGGCAAGTCGAGCCTTGCGTTTGATACGGTGTTCCAGGAAGGTCAGCGTCGCTTTGTGGAATCGCTTTCGGCGTACGCGCGCCAGTTCATAGGCCGCATGAAGCACCCTGAGGTAGAAAGCGTGCGCGGCATTTCGCCGACGATTTCGATTGACCAGAAGACGGTGAACCGTAACCCGCGTTCTACGGTGGGTACGGTGGTGGAAATCTTGGACCATTATCGTCTGCTTTTTGCGCGCCTAGGTGTGCCGCATTGCCCTGATTGCGGGCGCGTCATCCAAGCGCAGACAGTAGATCAGATTGTCGATAATTTGTATGTGAGTGACGAGGGCAAGCAGATTACGGTGATGGCGCCGATTGTGCAGGAGCGCAAGGGCGAATACCGCAAGGAATTGGCTGAACTCAAGGAAAATGGCTTTGTGCGTGCCCGCGTGGACGGCACGATTTACCGTTTGGAAGATGTCCCCGCGCTGGTGCGTTACGAGAAGCATACCATTGAAGCGGTGATTGACCGCTTGACGCTGGAGCGCAAGAACATGAGCCGTTTGCGCGAAGCGCTGGAAGGCGCTTTGAAACTGACCGACGGAAAGTTGGTGAGTTTCTTGCTGGCCGCGGGCGGTTCGGGCAAGGATGGCGCCGGAGATGCAAAGGAAGAATATCGCCTGCAGGGCACATTGCTCGCTTGCCCCAAGTGCGGAATTTCTATTCCAGAACTGGAACCGCGATTCTTTAGCTTTAACGACCCCAAGGGCCGCTGCCCCGCTTGTAAAGGCATGGGGGAGAGTTACAAGTTTGATTTGGACTTGATTATCCCGGACAAGACGAAGTCTATTAAGGACGGCTGTATTGCCACCATCAAGAAGGACGATGGCAATCTGATTTTTAGCGATTTCGGTCGTCGCAACTTGCGTAATATCGCCAACGAAATGCACTTTTCGCTGGATACGCCGTGGAATAAGCTTAAGAAGGCGCAGCAGGATGCCGTCTTATACGGCACGCCGAGTGAATCAGAGCGCGGCATCATCCCGATTATGCAGGAACTGTGGGACATGTGGCACATTTACCATTTCCGCAAGTACATGCAGATTGGCGTTTGCCCTGAATGTCACGGTACGCGAATCAACCGCACGGCGAATGCGGTCACGTTCCATGGTGTGAATCTGACCGAGATGACGGAATGGTCCGTCGAGAAGTCGGTGGATTTCTTCAATAAGATTGACTTGTCCGAAAAGGAAAAGCGAATCGGCAAGGAAATTCTGAAGGAAATTCGCGGGCGACTTTCGTTCTTGAATGCGGTGGGGCTGGGGTACTTGACCATCAACCGCAAGGCGTCCACGCTTTCGGGTGGTGAAGCGCAACGAATCAGGCTTGCAAGCGCTGTGGGCGCCGGCTTGCAGGGTGTGCTTTACGTGCTTGACGAGCCGAGCATCGGGCTCCACCCCCGCGATAACGATAAACTGCTCGGGATGTTGGAGCATTTGAGGGCGCAGGGTAACTCCCTGATTATCGTGGAACACGACGAAGACACCATGCGCCATGCGGACTGCGTGATTGACGTGGGGCCGGGTGCCGGCGTGGAAGGCGGTCGCGTGATTGCGGCGGGAACTGTCGAAGAGCTGGAAAAGAATAAGGCTTCGCTGACGGGCGCTTATTTGAGCGGCCGTAAGGCAATTGAAATTCCTGCGACCCGCAAGAAGATTGACAAGAATACGCCGAAGCTCAAGATTTGCGGTGCCGCCGAAAACAACCTGAAGAATATTGATGTGGAAATCCCGCTGGACGGTGCGCTGACGGTGGTGACGGGCGTTTCGGGCTCCGGTAAGAGTACGCTGATTAATCAGATTCTGCGCCGCGAATTGGCCCGCGTGTTCTTCAATTCCGAAGAACCGGTCGGCAAGTTCGATCACCTCGAAGGTCTCGAAAATATCGACAAGGTGATTGAAATCGACCAGACGCCGATTGGCCGCACACCGCGAAGCAATCCGGCGACGTATACCAAGATTTGGGACGATGTGCGCGACCTTTTCGCCAGCATGGAAGAAAGCAAGATTCGCGGTTACAGCAAGAGCCGTTTCAGCTTTAACGTGAAGGGCGGCCGCTGTGATGCCTGCGAAGGCGCGGGCGTGAAAATCGTGGATATGCATATTTTGCCGAGTGTGCAGGTGACTTGCGAGGTGTGCGGCGGCAAGCGCTTTAACGATGCTACTCGCGAAGTTTATTACAAGGGCAAGAACGTTTCTGAAATTTTGGATATGAGCATTGCGGATGCGGCGGAATTCTTCAAGGATATTTCGAAGATTGCAGAACCGCTGAACTTGCTGGTGGAAGTGGGCCTTGGCTACTTGACTTTGGGCCAGCCTTCGACAACGCTCAGTGGCGGTGAAGCGCAGCGTATCAAGATTGCGTCGGAACTCCGTCGCCCGGGTACCGGCAAGACGCTCTACCTGCTCGACGAACCGACGACGGGCTTGCATTTTGAAGATATCCGCAAGCTCATGGATTGCTTGAATCGCCTGCGCGGTCTCGGCAATAGCGTCGTGATTATCGAACACAATCTGGACGTGATTAAATGCGCCGACTGGATTATCGATTTGGGCCCAGATGCGGGTGTTCACGGTGGTAAAATCATTGCGACGGGAACGCCGGAGCAGATTGCGAAATGCAAAAAGTCCGAGACGGGTAAGTACCTTGCGCCGGTGCTTGCGAAAAAGCATGGTGAAAATCATCATTTTGATCGTACGCTCAAGGGCGGCGAAGACTTGTCGCTGGATATCGAGGTACATGGCGCCCGCAAGCATAACCTCAAGAACATTGACGTCACGATTCCGCGGCACAAGCTCACGGTGGTGACAGGCGTTTCGGGCTCCGGTAAGTCGAGCCTCGCTTTCCATACGCTCTTTAGCGAAGGCCAGCGTCGCTTTGTGGAAACGTTGAGTACGTATGCTCGCCGATTCCTCGGACGCCCTGATCACGGAAGCATCGATTCTATTTCGGGCCTCGCGCCGGCAATTGCTATCGACCAGAAGAGTGCGAGCAAGAGCCCGCGCTCTACGGTGGCGACCCTCACCGAAATCTATGACTACTTCCGCATTTTCTGGGCGAGGGTCGGCACCCCGCATTGCTTGAAATGCGGGAAGCCCGTGTCTTCGTACAGCGCGGGCGACCTGATGCAATACGCCTTCGATCGCGACTTGAACAAGAAGGTGACCGTCCTTGCCCCGTTCGAAATCAAGGACGTGCTGAAACTTTCGAAAATTCTCACTGAGAAGGGTTACCGCAAGGTTTACCTCGGCGATAAACTGGTGGAACTCCCGCTGCCGAAAATCCCGACCCGCGAAAAGCAGTTGTTCGCTGTCGTCGATACGGTTGTGGTGAAAGAAGACAATCGTGCCCGCTTGGTGGAAGCATTTGAACGCGGCTACCGCGACGGCAACGGAATCCTGTATGTAGAAGACGAGAAGGGTGGACGCCTCGCTTGCTCCGAAAAACCGGGCTGCCCCGATTGCGGCTGGTACATGGATTCGGCGCTGAACCCGAAACACTTCAGTTTCAACACGCACTGGGGTGCCTGCGAAACCTGCCTTGGCCTTGGCCACTTTAAAGATGGCGAAGTTTGCCCGGATTGTCACGGCGAACGCTTGAAGCCGGAATATTTGGCGGTTCGCATCGGTGACAAGAACATTATGGATGTGAACCACATGAGTATCGCCCAGGCGCTCGAATGGTTCAGCAACGAAAACTTCAAACGCGACAATTTCGGAAAAGACAAGAATCCCGATGGTAAGATGACGGTCGCGGAACCCTTGCTCCGCGAAATTGTCGGGCGTCTCAACTTCTTGAAGGGCGTGGGGCTCGGCTATATTGGCCTCGACCGCGCGGGTGACACGCTCTCCGGCGGTGAATCTCAGCGCATTCGCTTGGCTAGCCAGATTGGTAGCGGCCTCGAAGGCGTGCTCTACGTGCTTGATGAACCTACGGTAGGTTTGCACGAAAGCGATACCGCTATGTTGCTTAACACGCTTTACCGTTTGCGCGATCTCGGCAATACACTTGTCGTGGTGGAACATGATATGAAGATGATGCAGGCGGCGGACCATATTATCGATATGGGCCCGGCGGCGGGCGAGTTCGGCGGTGAAGTCGTTGCCGAAGGTTCTCCGGAACAGCTTTCCAAGCCTTATGCCTTGCAGCAATTCCCGCGTAGCGAGACGGTCAAGTACCTGACGCATACCATCCCGATGGCAAACGAGATTGCGGCAAAGCCCATTACCGATTCTACGGAATTCTACGAATTCGAAAAGTTGAACCACAATAACCTTAAGAATTTGTCTGTAAAATTCCCGAAGGGCGCCATTAGCGTGGTCTGCGGTGTGTCTGGCTCGGGCAAGAGTTCCATGGTCATGGACGAAATCTTCCCGCGCCTCAAAAAGAAATTCCAGGCCCGCGGTCGCAAGAAGCAGAACGGTGAAGTCTTGCTTGTTGACCAAAGCCCGATTTCGGGAACTCCTCGCAGCACGCCCGCGAGTTTCACTGGCGTGTTTGACGACATACGCAAGCTATTCGCCAAACTGCCGCAAGCCAAGTTGAAAGGCTTCGACTATGGCCGCTTCAGCTACAACTTGGCTCGCGGCCGCTGCGAGGCCTGCGAAGGCCGCGGCGCCATCTCGGTAGAAATGCACTTCCTTTCGGATGTGTGGGAAGTCTGCGATGTTTGCGGCGGCAAGCGCTACAATCAGGAAACCCTCACCGTGACTTTCAAGGGCAAGAATATCGCCGACGTGCTCGACATGCGCGTGGCCGAAGCCTGCGAGTTCTTCAAGGATCAACCGAAAATTTTGCCGAAGCTGGAATGCCTGCGCGATGTGGGTCTCCCGTACGTGAAACTCGGACAATCTGTGACGACGCTCAGCGGCGGCGAATCCCAGCGCCTGAAATTGGCTGCGGAACTTGCCCGCAAACCCGCCCAGGAAATGGTTTACCTGCTCGACGAGCCGACTACAGGACTCCACCTCAAGGATATTCAGATTCTCTGGAACATGTTGCGCAAACTTTCTGCCCGCGGCGACACGGTCATAGTCATCGAACACCATCCGGACATTATTCGCCTTGCGGATTGGAAGGTGGAACTTGGCCCTGTTGGTGGTGAAAATGGCGGGTATTTACTTAATATGGGAACGAACGAAGTCTAA